In Pseudomonas sp. ADAK18, a single window of DNA contains:
- the livM gene encoding high-affinity branched-chain amino acid ABC transporter permease LivM → MSAANSIDIKKSLVDTVLAGLISLIVFGPIVGVVLDGYSFNLQPARVGILVAIVMVGRFAMSLFLQTPKGLRILQGFESTGSGVHVLKPDYKSQLRWVIPALIVIAIVFPFFANKYLLTVVILGLIYVLLGLGLNIVVGLAGLLDLGYVAFYAIGAYGLALGYQYLGLGFWTVLPLAAICAALAGCILGFPVLRMHGDYLAIVTLGFGEIIRLVLNNWLSFTGGPNGMPVPSPTFFGLEFVRKAKDGGVPFHEFFGIDYNPNVKFLFIYIVLFLVVLLVLYIKHRLTRMPVGRAWEALREDEIACRSMGLNHVLVKLSAFTIGASTAGLAGVFFASYQGFVNPSSFTFFESALILAIVVLGGMGSTVGVVIAAFVLTVAPELLRSFSEYRVLLFGVLMVVMMIWKPRGLIRISRTGVVPRKGVAP, encoded by the coding sequence ATGTCTGCTGCCAATTCAATCGATATCAAGAAAAGTCTGGTCGATACGGTCCTCGCCGGGCTGATTTCGCTGATCGTGTTCGGCCCGATTGTCGGCGTGGTCCTCGACGGCTACAGTTTCAATCTGCAACCGGCCCGCGTCGGCATCCTGGTGGCCATTGTGATGGTCGGCCGGTTTGCCATGAGCCTGTTCCTGCAAACCCCCAAGGGCTTGAGGATTCTCCAGGGTTTCGAGAGCACCGGCTCCGGCGTGCATGTGCTGAAACCGGACTACAAATCGCAGTTGCGTTGGGTGATTCCGGCGCTGATCGTGATTGCTATCGTGTTCCCGTTCTTCGCCAATAAGTACCTGCTGACGGTGGTGATTCTCGGGCTGATCTACGTGTTGCTGGGCCTGGGCCTGAACATCGTGGTGGGCCTGGCCGGGCTGCTCGACTTGGGTTACGTGGCGTTCTACGCTATCGGCGCCTACGGTCTGGCGTTGGGGTATCAATACCTCGGCCTGGGCTTCTGGACGGTGCTGCCATTGGCGGCCATTTGTGCAGCGTTGGCGGGGTGCATACTCGGTTTCCCGGTGTTGCGAATGCATGGAGATTACTTGGCCATCGTGACCCTGGGCTTCGGTGAAATCATCCGTCTGGTGTTGAACAACTGGCTGTCGTTTACCGGCGGCCCGAACGGTATGCCGGTGCCATCGCCGACGTTTTTCGGGCTTGAGTTTGTGCGCAAGGCGAAGGATGGCGGGGTGCCGTTTCACGAGTTCTTTGGTATCGACTACAACCCCAACGTCAAATTCCTGTTTATCTATATCGTGCTGTTCCTGGTGGTGTTGCTGGTGCTGTACATCAAGCACCGCCTGACCCGGATGCCGGTGGGCCGCGCCTGGGAAGCCTTACGCGAAGATGAAATCGCCTGCCGCTCCATGGGCCTGAACCACGTGCTGGTGAAGCTTTCTGCGTTCACCATCGGTGCATCCACCGCCGGTTTGGCTGGGGTGTTTTTCGCCAGCTACCAAGGCTTCGTCAACCCATCGTCGTTCACCTTCTTCGAGTCGGCGCTGATTCTCGCCATTGTGGTATTGGGCGGCATGGGCTCGACCGTCGGTGTGGTGATTGCCGCATTCGTATTGACGGTGGCACCGGAACTGCTGCGCAGCTTCTCTGAATACCGCGTGCTGCTGTTTGGCGTGTTGATGGTGGTGATGATGATCTGGAAGCCGCGCGGCCTGATTCGCATCAGCCGTACCGGTGTAGTCCCACGTAAAGGAGTGGCGCCATGA
- a CDS encoding branched-chain amino acid ABC transporter permease: protein MDGIFLQQLVNGLTLGSVYGLIAIGYTMVYGIIGMINFAHGEVYMISAYLAAISLALLAYFGIESFPLLILGTLIFTVVVTGVYGWVIERVAYKPLRNSTRLAPLISAIGISLILQNYAQIAQGAKQQGIPTLLAGAWRVDIGTGFVQLTYTKVFILVAAFVGMGLLTYIIKYTKLGRMCRATQQDRKMASILGINTDRVISYVFVIGAAMAALAGVLITLNYGTFDFYAGFIIGIKAFTAAVLGGIGSLPGAMLGGIILGISESLFSGLINSDYKDVFSFSLLVVILIFRPQGLLGRPLVAKV, encoded by the coding sequence ATGGATGGTATTTTCCTGCAGCAACTGGTCAACGGCCTGACCCTCGGGTCGGTCTATGGCCTGATCGCCATCGGCTACACAATGGTCTATGGCATCATTGGCATGATCAACTTCGCCCACGGCGAGGTTTACATGATTTCCGCTTACCTGGCGGCAATCAGTCTGGCTCTGCTGGCCTATTTTGGTATCGAATCCTTCCCGCTGCTCATTCTTGGCACCTTGATCTTCACCGTGGTCGTCACTGGCGTTTACGGTTGGGTCATCGAACGTGTCGCCTATAAACCGCTGCGTAACTCCACCCGACTGGCACCGCTGATCAGCGCCATCGGTATCTCGCTGATCCTGCAGAACTACGCACAGATCGCCCAAGGCGCCAAACAACAAGGCATTCCAACGCTGCTGGCCGGTGCCTGGCGAGTCGACATCGGCACCGGGTTCGTGCAGTTAACCTATACCAAGGTGTTCATCCTGGTGGCCGCGTTTGTCGGCATGGGGTTGCTGACCTACATCATCAAGTACACCAAGCTCGGCCGCATGTGCCGCGCCACCCAGCAAGACCGCAAGATGGCCTCGATCCTCGGCATCAATACGGACCGGGTGATCTCCTACGTATTTGTTATTGGTGCAGCCATGGCGGCCCTGGCCGGTGTGCTGATCACCTTGAACTACGGCACGTTCGACTTCTATGCCGGCTTCATCATCGGCATCAAGGCGTTTACCGCAGCGGTACTCGGCGGCATCGGTTCCCTGCCTGGGGCGATGCTGGGCGGGATCATCCTCGGTATCTCCGAGTCGCTGTTCTCGGGGTTGATCAACTCTGACTACAAAGACGTGTTCAGTTTCTCCCTGTTGGTGGTGATCCTGATTTTCCGTCCCCAGGGCCTGCTCGGTCGCCCACTCGTGGCGAAGGTATAA
- a CDS encoding AGE family epimerase/isomerase — translation MPIAPSSALKPQLNAVLTHFHDLIVPLWQGPGWNADLALPYEALDANHRPLPPQRYRAMACARQLYLFASLIGEPGADYAEERAAALFRSLQRHFHDAEHGGWFYSIDPHGKPLDKRKDLYTHAFIIFACAHYWAKVREPLVESVLNAALEVVAERFATGDGLYEAVLERNWSPLKSGPLQNPLMHLAEGFLATLAVREDAAVQSALLALAAAMQQRFIDRQHGVMMEKPLGAVDNWFEPGHQFEWFFLLASSDVLKNTPLHASLARAFAYAEQKGVDKLTGAVSGMLALDGTVRDGTQRIWAQAEYLRALTLRPGSETVLQRQLQALQQRFLHHKGWNECLDASGAVSRWDMPSTTPYHLATCYRGLTDALG, via the coding sequence ATGCCCATCGCTCCAAGCTCCGCCCTCAAGCCTCAATTGAACGCTGTGCTCACGCACTTCCACGACCTGATCGTGCCGCTCTGGCAGGGCCCGGGCTGGAATGCCGACCTGGCGCTGCCTTATGAGGCTCTGGACGCCAATCACCGTCCCCTGCCCCCGCAACGCTACCGCGCCATGGCCTGTGCCCGGCAGTTGTACCTGTTTGCCAGCCTGATCGGTGAGCCCGGTGCAGACTATGCCGAAGAGCGCGCGGCGGCATTGTTTCGTTCGCTGCAGCGGCACTTCCATGACGCCGAACACGGCGGCTGGTTCTACAGCATCGACCCCCACGGCAAACCGCTGGACAAGCGCAAAGACCTCTACACCCACGCCTTCATCATCTTCGCCTGCGCCCACTACTGGGCCAAAGTGCGTGAGCCGTTGGTGGAGTCGGTGCTCAATGCCGCCCTGGAAGTGGTCGCCGAACGGTTCGCCACCGGCGACGGCTTGTATGAGGCGGTGCTGGAGCGCAATTGGTCGCCCCTCAAGTCCGGCCCGCTGCAAAACCCACTGATGCACCTCGCCGAAGGCTTCCTCGCCACCCTCGCGGTGCGTGAAGACGCCGCCGTACAAAGTGCCTTGCTGGCGCTCGCGGCAGCCATGCAACAGCGTTTCATCGACCGCCAGCACGGGGTGATGATGGAAAAACCGTTGGGCGCTGTGGATAACTGGTTTGAGCCAGGGCACCAGTTCGAATGGTTCTTTTTGCTGGCGTCTTCGGACGTGCTGAAAAATACGCCCCTGCACGCCTCACTGGCCCGGGCGTTTGCCTATGCCGAGCAAAAGGGTGTGGATAAGTTGACCGGGGCTGTCAGCGGCATGCTCGCGCTGGATGGCACCGTACGTGACGGCACCCAGCGCATCTGGGCCCAGGCCGAATACCTGCGGGCACTGACCTTGCGGCCGGGTAGCGAAACCGTGTTGCAACGCCAATTACAGGCGTTGCAGCAACGGTTTCTGCATCACAAAGGCTGGAATGAATGCCTGGATGCCAGTGGGGCCGTGAGTCGATGGGATATGCCATCGACCACGCCCTACCATTTGGCCACCTGCTATCGGGGTTTGACCGACGCTCTCGGCTGA
- a CDS encoding ABC transporter ATP-binding protein, with protein sequence MSKEVVLSVEKLMMHFGGIKALSDVSLKVKRNSIFALIGPNGAGKTTVFNCLTGFYKATGGKIELNVRGKQTNVIQLLGESFKAKDFVSPKSFVTRVFYKMFGGTHLVNRAGLARTFQNIRLFKEMSVVENLLVAQHMWVNRNMIAGILNTKGYRKAESDALDHAFYWLEVVDLVDCANRLAGELSYGQQRRLEIARAMCTRPQIICLDEPAAGLNPQETEALSTMIRLLRDEHDLTVVLIEHDMGMVMSISDHIVVLDHGNVIAEGGPEAIRNDPKVIAAYLGADEEELV encoded by the coding sequence ATGAGCAAGGAAGTCGTCCTTTCAGTGGAAAAACTGATGATGCACTTCGGTGGCATCAAGGCCTTGAGCGACGTGAGCCTCAAGGTCAAGCGCAACTCGATCTTCGCCCTGATCGGCCCTAACGGTGCAGGCAAGACCACGGTGTTCAACTGTCTGACCGGTTTCTACAAGGCTACCGGTGGCAAGATCGAACTCAATGTGCGCGGCAAGCAGACCAACGTTATCCAGTTGCTCGGCGAGTCGTTCAAGGCCAAGGATTTTGTATCGCCCAAAAGCTTCGTCACCCGGGTGTTCTACAAGATGTTCGGCGGCACCCACCTAGTGAACCGTGCAGGTCTTGCGCGCACCTTCCAGAACATTCGCCTGTTCAAGGAAATGTCGGTGGTGGAGAACCTGCTGGTGGCCCAGCATATGTGGGTCAACCGCAACATGATCGCGGGCATCCTCAACACCAAGGGCTACCGCAAGGCCGAAAGCGACGCCCTCGACCATGCCTTTTACTGGCTGGAAGTGGTGGACCTGGTGGACTGCGCCAACCGCCTGGCCGGTGAGTTGTCCTACGGCCAACAACGCCGCCTGGAAATCGCCCGCGCCATGTGCACCCGGCCGCAGATTATCTGCCTGGATGAACCGGCCGCGGGCCTCAACCCCCAGGAAACCGAAGCGCTGAGCACGATGATTCGTCTGCTGCGCGACGAACATGACCTGACGGTGGTGCTGATCGAACACGACATGGGCATGGTGATGAGTATTTCCGACCACATCGTGGTACTTGACCACGGCAATGTCATCGCTGAAGGCGGCCCGGAGGCGATCCGCAACGATCCAAAAGTAATCGCGGCATACCTGGGCGCTGATGAAGAGGAGCTGGTATGA
- a CDS encoding urease accessory protein UreF — translation MNPAWALLRLASPQLPIGGYSYSQGLEMAVENGRVNDSISARRWISDQLLLNLARFEAPLLLAHCQTAAAQDWPGLAQLCEEHRASRETRELYQESRQMGYSLQQLLNGLPELDEPARQFLEQRPEPHLALGWALAARAWQISAQDALAAWLWSWLENQLAVLMKTLPLGQQAAQRLTSELLPLLQQAQQDASQRDPDHYGSAAFGLSLACMAHERQYSRLFRS, via the coding sequence ATGAACCCAGCCTGGGCGCTGCTGCGTCTGGCCAGTCCGCAGCTGCCGATTGGTGGCTACAGCTATTCCCAGGGCCTGGAAATGGCCGTGGAAAACGGCCGGGTGAACGACTCCATCAGCGCCCGCCGCTGGATCAGTGACCAATTGCTGCTCAACCTGGCACGCTTTGAAGCGCCGCTGCTACTCGCCCACTGCCAAACCGCCGCCGCGCAGGACTGGCCGGGCCTGGCCCAGTTGTGTGAAGAACACCGCGCCAGCCGCGAAACCCGCGAGCTGTACCAGGAAAGCCGGCAAATGGGCTACTCCCTGCAACAACTCTTGAATGGCTTGCCGGAACTGGACGAGCCCGCCCGACAGTTCCTCGAACAACGCCCCGAACCGCACCTGGCCCTGGGTTGGGCCCTGGCCGCCCGTGCCTGGCAAATCAGTGCACAAGATGCCCTGGCCGCCTGGCTCTGGAGCTGGCTGGAAAACCAGCTCGCCGTGCTGATGAAAACCCTGCCCCTGGGCCAGCAAGCCGCGCAACGCCTGACCAGTGAGTTGCTGCCACTGCTGCAACAGGCCCAGCAGGACGCCAGCCAACGCGATCCCGATCATTACGGCAGCGCCGCCTTTGGCCTGTCCCTGGCGTGCATGGCCCACGAGCGCCAGTACAGCCGCCTGTTCCGTTCCTAG
- a CDS encoding ABC transporter ATP-binding protein, which produces MSEPILELKDLDVFYGPIQALKKVSMHINEGETVSLIGSNGAGKSTLLMSIFGQPRAESGQILYRGVDITHKSTHYIASNGIAQSPEGRRVFPDMTVEENLLMGTIPIGDKFAAEDMQRMFDLFPRLKERRNQRAMTMSGGEQQMLAIARALMSRPKLLLLDEPSLGLAPIVVKQIFATLRELASTGMTIFLVEQNANHALRLSDRAYVMVNGEIRLTGTGKELLVNEEVRNAYLGGH; this is translated from the coding sequence ATGAGCGAGCCAATCCTCGAACTGAAAGACCTGGACGTGTTCTACGGGCCGATCCAGGCGCTGAAGAAAGTCTCGATGCACATCAACGAAGGGGAAACCGTCAGCCTGATCGGCTCCAACGGCGCGGGCAAGTCCACGCTGTTGATGTCGATCTTCGGCCAGCCACGGGCCGAGTCCGGGCAGATTCTCTATCGCGGCGTGGACATTACGCACAAGTCGACCCACTACATTGCCTCCAACGGCATTGCGCAATCGCCGGAAGGGCGACGGGTGTTCCCCGACATGACCGTCGAGGAAAACCTGTTGATGGGCACCATCCCGATTGGCGATAAGTTCGCCGCTGAGGACATGCAGCGCATGTTCGACTTGTTTCCCCGACTCAAGGAACGACGCAATCAGCGAGCGATGACCATGTCCGGCGGCGAGCAACAAATGCTCGCCATCGCCCGGGCGTTGATGAGCCGGCCCAAGCTGTTGCTGCTGGACGAGCCGAGCCTGGGGCTGGCGCCGATTGTGGTGAAGCAGATTTTCGCCACCCTGCGCGAGCTGGCCTCCACCGGGATGACCATCTTCCTGGTGGAGCAGAATGCTAACCACGCGTTGCGCCTGTCTGATCGGGCGTACGTGATGGTTAACGGCGAGATTCGCCTCACAGGGACTGGCAAGGAGCTGCTGGTCAATGAGGAGGTGCGTAACGCCTACCTCGGCGGGCATTGA
- a CDS encoding HupE/UreJ family protein — translation MSLKKLFGAVALLLTPALAFAHPGHGDNGLVAGISHPLSGIDHLLAMVAVGLWAAQQKGAARWALPCTFVGTMLIGGLLGFEGLELPGLESGIAASVLALGLAVALAIRPPVAVAVAVTALFALFHGVAHGLELPDMSSPWAYAAGFVGATAALHAAGYAVVRFLPAAAAPLVRIAGAASAATGVWLLAG, via the coding sequence ATGAGCCTCAAGAAACTGTTTGGCGCCGTCGCCCTGCTGCTCACCCCTGCCCTCGCTTTTGCTCACCCGGGCCATGGCGACAACGGCCTGGTGGCTGGTATCAGTCACCCGTTAAGCGGTATCGACCATCTGCTGGCGATGGTGGCGGTCGGTTTGTGGGCCGCGCAGCAAAAAGGCGCGGCTCGCTGGGCGCTGCCCTGCACGTTTGTGGGCACCATGCTGATCGGTGGCCTGCTGGGTTTTGAAGGCCTGGAACTGCCGGGCCTGGAAAGCGGGATTGCCGCTTCGGTGCTGGCGCTTGGCTTGGCGGTGGCCCTCGCGATTCGTCCACCCGTAGCCGTTGCGGTGGCGGTAACGGCGCTGTTTGCCCTGTTCCATGGCGTGGCCCACGGCCTGGAACTGCCGGATATGTCCAGCCCTTGGGCCTATGCCGCAGGGTTTGTAGGTGCAACGGCGGCGCTGCATGCCGCAGGTTATGCCGTGGTGCGTTTCCTGCCGGCTGCGGCGGCGCCGTTGGTGCGGATTGCTGGAGCAGCGTCGGCGGCGACTGGGGTTTGGTTGCTCGCGGGCTGA
- the ureE gene encoding urease accessory protein UreE has product MLVIHRRIAPQALWAAELLLNFEARSKSRLRCFSADGEDVGLFLERGQPPLHDGEFLQAEDGRVVRVCARPEHLLHVTCSNAFELTRAAYHLGNRHVALQVGDGWLRLLDDYVLKAMLEQLGARTETIEAPFQPEHGAYGGGHHHSRHGDEDFNYPPKLHQFGVRL; this is encoded by the coding sequence ATGCTGGTGATCCACCGCCGAATCGCCCCCCAAGCCCTCTGGGCCGCGGAACTGCTGCTGAATTTCGAAGCTCGCAGTAAAAGCCGCTTGCGCTGTTTCAGTGCCGACGGCGAAGACGTCGGCCTGTTTCTGGAGCGTGGGCAACCACCGCTGCACGACGGCGAATTCCTACAGGCTGAAGACGGACGTGTCGTACGTGTATGCGCCCGCCCTGAACACCTACTACACGTCACCTGCAGCAATGCCTTCGAACTGACCCGCGCCGCCTATCATCTGGGGAATCGCCATGTCGCCCTGCAAGTCGGCGATGGCTGGCTGCGCCTGCTGGACGATTACGTACTCAAAGCCATGCTCGAACAACTGGGCGCGCGCACTGAAACCATCGAGGCGCCGTTCCAACCGGAACACGGCGCCTATGGCGGTGGTCATCATCATTCGCGTCACGGTGACGAAGACTTCAACTACCCACCCAAGCTGCATCAGTTCGGCGTGCGTCTATGA
- a CDS encoding ABC transporter substrate-binding protein: MSQTFYKKGFLALAVATALGVSAFAQADVKIGVAGPMTGANAAFGEQYMVGAKAAAEVINKAGGINGEKIVLVAGDDACEPKQAVAVANRLVDQDKVIGVVGHFCSSNTIPASEVYSDAGVIAITPGSTNPQVTERGLTAMFRMCGRDDQQGIVAGDYIVDVLKGKKVAVINDKDTYGKGLADATAAQLTKRGVKPVIEEGLTRGEKDFSALVTKIRAAGADVVYFGGLHPEAGPLVRQLREAGLKDVKFMSDDGVVTDELVATAGGAQYVNGVYMTFGADPRLLPESKAVVEEFRKAGKEPEGYTLYAYASIQALAAGFNGAKSNKGEDAAKWLKANTVKTVMGDKAWDAKGDLKVSDYVVYQWDKDGKYHQLEKQK, translated from the coding sequence ATGTCCCAGACGTTTTACAAGAAAGGTTTTCTCGCCCTCGCAGTGGCTACTGCGTTGGGTGTTTCTGCGTTTGCTCAAGCTGATGTGAAGATTGGCGTAGCGGGACCGATGACCGGCGCCAACGCGGCGTTCGGTGAGCAGTACATGGTGGGCGCCAAGGCCGCCGCAGAGGTGATCAACAAAGCGGGCGGGATCAACGGCGAGAAGATCGTGCTGGTGGCGGGTGACGATGCCTGCGAGCCCAAGCAAGCCGTGGCCGTGGCCAACCGTCTGGTTGACCAGGACAAGGTGATCGGCGTGGTCGGGCACTTCTGCTCGTCGAACACCATTCCCGCCTCCGAGGTTTATAGCGACGCGGGCGTGATCGCGATCACCCCAGGTTCCACCAACCCGCAGGTGACCGAGCGTGGCCTGACGGCAATGTTCCGTATGTGTGGCCGTGACGACCAGCAAGGCATCGTAGCCGGTGACTACATCGTCGATGTGCTCAAGGGCAAGAAAGTCGCCGTTATCAACGACAAAGACACCTACGGCAAAGGCCTGGCCGACGCCACTGCAGCGCAGTTGACCAAGCGTGGCGTGAAACCGGTGATCGAAGAAGGCCTGACGCGCGGCGAGAAAGATTTCAGCGCCCTGGTGACCAAGATCCGTGCAGCCGGTGCCGACGTAGTGTACTTCGGTGGCTTGCACCCGGAAGCCGGTCCTCTGGTGCGTCAGCTGCGTGAAGCGGGCCTGAAAGACGTCAAGTTCATGTCCGATGACGGCGTGGTGACCGACGAACTGGTGGCTACCGCCGGTGGTGCCCAGTACGTGAATGGCGTCTACATGACCTTTGGCGCCGACCCGCGCCTGCTGCCGGAAAGCAAGGCGGTGGTGGAAGAGTTCCGCAAGGCCGGTAAAGAGCCTGAAGGCTACACCCTGTATGCCTACGCCTCGATCCAGGCCCTGGCCGCCGGTTTCAATGGCGCCAAATCCAACAAAGGCGAAGACGCCGCCAAATGGCTGAAAGCCAACACGGTGAAGACGGTGATGGGCGACAAGGCCTGGGACGCCAAGGGCGACCTGAAAGTCTCCGACTACGTGGTTTACCAGTGGGACAAGGACGGCAAGTATCACCAGTTGGAAAAGCAGAAATAA
- the ureG gene encoding urease accessory protein UreG — protein MNTQPLRVGIGGPVGSGKTALTLALCLALRDRYNLAVVTNDIYTREDADFLVRNQALAPERIIGVETGGCPHTAIREDASINLEAVDQLNRRFPGLDLILVESGGDNLSATFSPELSDLTIYVIDVSAGDKLPRKGGPGICKSDLLVINKIDLAPLVGASLELMNSDTQRMRGGKPFVFSNQKTGVGLEEIVAFIERQGLLTAA, from the coding sequence ATGAACACACAACCCCTGCGCGTTGGCATCGGTGGCCCGGTCGGCTCCGGCAAGACCGCCCTGACCCTGGCCCTGTGCCTGGCCCTGCGCGATCGCTACAACCTGGCCGTGGTCACCAACGACATCTATACCCGCGAAGACGCCGATTTCCTGGTGCGCAACCAAGCCCTCGCGCCAGAGCGGATCATCGGCGTGGAAACCGGCGGCTGCCCCCACACGGCGATTCGTGAAGACGCGTCCATCAACCTGGAAGCGGTGGATCAACTGAACCGGCGCTTTCCGGGCCTGGACCTGATCCTGGTGGAATCCGGGGGCGACAACCTCTCGGCGACCTTCAGCCCCGAACTGTCGGACCTGACCATCTACGTGATCGATGTTTCGGCCGGCGACAAGCTGCCGCGCAAAGGCGGCCCCGGGATCTGCAAGTCCGACTTGCTGGTGATCAACAAGATCGACCTGGCGCCGCTGGTAGGCGCGTCCCTGGAACTGATGAACAGCGATACCCAGCGCATGCGCGGCGGCAAACCCTTTGTCTTCAGCAATCAGAAAACCGGCGTCGGCCTGGAAGAAATCGTCGCCTTTATCGAACGCCAAGGCTTGCTGACCGCAGCCTGA
- a CDS encoding SDR family oxidoreductase, whose product MSNTLFITGATSGFGEACARRFAEAGWSLVLTGRREERLNALCAELSKQTEVHGLVVDVRDRKAMEEAIANLPPSFSKLRGLINNAGLAVGTDPAPKCSLDDWETMVDTNIKGLLTTTNLLLPRLIAHGRGAGIINLGSIAGNYPYPGSHVYGGTKAFVKQFSLNLRCDLQGTGVRVTNIEPGLCESEFSLVRFAGDQARYDATYAGAEPIQPQDIADTIFWVMNTPAHVNINRLELMPVSQTWAGFAIERGAKG is encoded by the coding sequence ATGTCCAACACGCTATTTATTACCGGTGCGACGTCCGGTTTTGGCGAAGCCTGTGCTCGACGTTTTGCCGAGGCGGGCTGGTCGCTGGTGCTCACCGGTCGCCGCGAGGAGCGCTTGAACGCCCTGTGCGCCGAGCTTTCCAAGCAGACCGAAGTCCATGGCCTGGTGGTGGACGTGCGTGACCGCAAGGCCATGGAAGAGGCGATCGCCAATCTGCCGCCGTCCTTCAGCAAGCTGCGCGGGCTGATCAACAACGCAGGTCTTGCCGTGGGCACGGATCCGGCGCCCAAGTGCAGTCTCGACGATTGGGAAACCATGGTCGACACCAACATCAAGGGCCTGTTGACTACCACCAACCTGCTGTTGCCGCGCCTGATCGCCCACGGTCGTGGTGCCGGGATCATCAACCTGGGCTCCATCGCCGGCAACTACCCGTATCCGGGCAGCCATGTGTATGGCGGCACCAAGGCCTTCGTCAAACAGTTCTCCCTGAACCTGCGTTGCGACCTGCAGGGCACTGGCGTTCGCGTGACCAACATCGAGCCGGGCCTGTGTGAAAGCGAGTTCTCGTTGGTGCGCTTTGCCGGTGACCAAGCGCGTTATGACGCAACCTACGCGGGCGCTGAGCCGATCCAGCCACAAGACATCGCCGATACGATCTTCTGGGTGATGAATACCCCGGCACACGTGAACATCAACCGTCTGGAACTGATGCCGGTGAGCCAGACTTGGGCCGGGTTTGCCATTGAGCGTGGTGCCAAGGGCTAA
- a CDS encoding cation diffusion facilitator family transporter, translated as MSNRGEQSLLKQSTILMFAVAIAGIVTGVVSGSQSILFDGFFSLIATFIKVLMLITAKLIAKKSNDRFQFGYWHLEPMVLLIEGSFLFLIAIYAFLNGVFGVINGGREIELGLVIIYAAVFTVVEFGYFFYVRYRNRTLKSSLIQFDNISWLVDAMLSVGLLISFLTALLLKSQGYGEWAVYVDPLILILLALSMLAPAFKILRPALRDVLGIAPDQLDDKVREVMDAAQAKHGFDDYVSYVQKHGRARFIEIHVVLPADYPMDSVATLDGLREEISTGLGKPDAARWLTISFTGDRKWVA; from the coding sequence GTGAGTAACCGAGGTGAGCAGTCGCTGCTCAAACAATCGACCATCCTGATGTTCGCCGTGGCGATCGCCGGGATTGTCACGGGTGTGGTCTCAGGATCCCAATCCATTTTATTCGACGGCTTTTTCTCGCTGATTGCCACCTTTATCAAGGTGCTGATGCTGATCACGGCCAAGCTGATCGCGAAGAAAAGCAACGATCGCTTCCAGTTCGGCTACTGGCACCTGGAACCGATGGTGCTGCTGATCGAAGGCAGTTTCCTGTTTCTGATTGCCATCTATGCGTTTCTTAACGGCGTGTTCGGCGTTATCAATGGCGGGCGCGAGATCGAGTTGGGTCTGGTGATCATCTATGCGGCGGTGTTTACCGTCGTCGAGTTCGGCTATTTCTTCTACGTGCGCTACCGCAATCGCACGCTCAAGTCGTCGCTGATCCAGTTCGACAACATCAGTTGGCTGGTGGACGCGATGCTCTCGGTGGGCCTGTTGATAAGCTTCCTGACGGCGTTGCTTCTCAAGTCCCAGGGCTATGGCGAATGGGCGGTATATGTCGACCCGTTGATCCTGATCCTGCTGGCCCTGAGCATGCTGGCGCCGGCGTTCAAGATCCTGCGCCCGGCTTTGCGTGATGTGCTGGGGATTGCACCGGATCAACTGGATGACAAGGTGCGCGAAGTGATGGACGCGGCCCAGGCCAAGCATGGTTTCGACGATTATGTGTCTTACGTGCAGAAGCACGGGCGGGCGCGGTTTATCGAGATTCATGTAGTGTTGCCGGCGGATTACCCGATGGATAGCGTCGCGACCCTCGACGGGCTGCGCGAAGAGATATCCACAGGGTTGGGCAAACCGGACGCGGCCCGTTGGCTGACCATCAGCTTTACCGGGGATCGTAAGTGGGTCGCATAA